The DNA window GTGTGTCTGATGCTTGTCTATGAGCTCTggcatttttatattatttggtaCTGAAAATCATGCTCAATGCTTCTAACCACATGAACTGCTAGTTTGGGATAAAGCTACCAGTTCAAACTTTAAACTATCAATCTAAaagacataataataataagttttatttgaaatcagTGAACAGATAAGCTGTAActgctagctagctagcttgTAATAATAAGTGTCTGAAATTTAACAATGATTTTACCTTTCAAGCAATCATGAGCTGGTCTAGTCCTCTTCCTCCCCAAATTATGGCACCATCCACCATCTCTGTGTCAGATAGACCAGGTCCAGGAACCAAACTACAAATATTTATGTTGTAGCATTGAACCCACCACAGGTAAGCAAGCTCATATGGTAAGAGCCAAGAAGCTCACTTGGATTGAATTGTTAGGATCCAAAATCCCAACATCAAGCCATATAAAGGATCAGAATTCTCCAATTCTAGGGTTGGATTTCCACAAAGTAGGGTTCATACTGAATGATAGATATTATATGCTCATTGTTTGCATAGATGTGCAGCTAAGAAATCAAAGCCATAAACATCCATTAATAACAAGACACAATAAAAGCATTCTTTTCAGATTCAGCAATAATAACTACAACTAATAAGAAGAGTTTAATCAAATTGTTTGTGATTCATGTTCTAATCACACAATTACAAATTCATTCTCTACAGCAATGATCATCATAGTATGCAGAATAAGAAACTATCACAAGTTCAATCCTTACAGCATTGATATGCCTCTTATTTAACCTGAAGATCATAAAATATCGTTAGCCAAGATCCTTTTACATGTTATTAGTGTCAAACTGTCAATCCATCAAGCCACAATTGATAGACATTCATGACATATTCGCGATTGCGAAAGATACCTGGACTTAAGTTGGCGGTGGTTCAGTTAATCTTTCTGGTCCTCTCGTGCTGAACAAAGCAATCATAAAAGCAACAAGAATACAAGTAGCAAAGAGGAGAAACAGAATATGAGTTTTTACTGTAACAAGGTTAGGCAACCTGTCCTTATTATCTCCAGACATACCATCTAGATTTGAAATTACTAAATCGATCAAGGCATCAACAATACTCTTAGAACCGCCATCAACATGAACTGAATTCAGTATCTGAAGACGAGCTTCCCTGAGATAACTAATCACAATCTCGACCTCTATGAATCTACTCATTCCACAATCTGAATCAATTGTAGTTGTTTTCCCTGCTTCATCCTTATGAACAGTAATTGCAGAGGATGATGACGATGGTGAAACTGTTGGAATTGGAGATTCCGTAAAGTTCTGATGCGTTGAAAAAATGTACTAAAATCAATTCTACTGATTAAGATTTAAAAATCCTAAACATGTGCGAATAAACTGAATGAAAACAATTGTTAAGTAATCTCACTTTGAAAGACTGCAGGATTTGAGCTTCGTCGTGGATTTCTTCTGAAAATGAGAAGACCTCCATATTATCTGTTAGAGATTCCGACGATGCGTCTTCAGATGGAGTTGTAAGGAAGTAATCGATGCATTCTTTGCTAGTCTGCGTGAATCGTAACAATTAAAACCTGTATAGTGTGTTATGGAAACAGGTAATGGATCTGCAACAAATGTTGAATCATACTTACTTCATGAGATTTCTTGTTCTCAACTGTGTGTTTCGATCGATTGTGATCTTGACGACGATCCTTCTTCGCTAATGAGAGCTGATTTTGAttcttcatctctctctctcacacacacacacacataccaGATCACAGATTGATAATCCAGTAATCACTCATAACATTTGGCGGGAAATTTTGGGAAacgttttatatataaactgatttattataataaacacAATTCAAATAAGTTGGGCCTGAACTTCTAGACCGAATCTGATAAAGTAATAATTCGGGCCTTTTacttttctatttcttttaatattgaaatctctattatttttatttataaaataaaaaataaaatatgaaatttaatttatcactagtttttttatattttaaattaaaattaattgtcaTGGATTTCGAACttaaattctatttataattttttttatttaagtgaaTATATAACCTTACAGAAAAGTGAGCTAATATATTGAAAAGTTTACGTTAGTTCGTTAATGCTAAAGTTTCAATATATTCATGTCATTATACACGCTAAGTAGTTAAGAATATAAATCCAATAACCCGTTcattacaatttaaatttataatagaatcaaacatataatttttaacaataattaatcaacAAATAGATAGTTGTTTGTTGAAGAGTGAGTTGGTTAAACCATTTGAAATCTTTCAACCGTTTCAATTCAATCTGCTGGCTCAGGATGTTTTGtcatattgaaaataatatttatgttcaTAATGACAAAGAATGATTTGGACTTAAATAGTCTAATTTAAATGTTCATTGTTACTATCACCCACATTTCTAAAAAACTGATTGGgtcatttcttttcattttactaCTAAATGTTTTTGGGTTGAATATCTCTTGTGAAtttaaatgagtttaaaaataatgatagagTGTCATTATAGGATTTTAcatgtcattttaaaataagttacataataatttatctctgaGTTCATTATCattctaaatttaaaacagtCCTGATTTTCGGTTCCCAACTCTCTTTGTGCCCATGTTCTTAGCCAatcaaaatttttcaaaatattatattattaaaattgtgttgatttaaagaaatatatatacctGAAACCCAACTCCGACCCATTTCGTTCCTTGTTATGTCATTCTGTCCTCTATCATGTTAATAtctcaaattatattttctagCTCCATCACTCCATCTATAATCGTTCCATCATCAATCCTCATCTCTTCCAactttacaaatttattataatttatgatttctctctctagatcaTTCACGGTTTTTTTTTGCTGGAAGGAAGCTCAATAGATCACCGAAacttcataaaataatttttggcGGAAACAAGCTTTCTTGTTCTCGAAAATTGTACGCTTTACGCTTTTGAGAACTAACAAGGTTATGTTTTCTTGGTTTTAAATGTTAAGTTTTGTTTGGAGATCTAACAaggttttgttttgttaatatTCAAGAAACAAACAATGATGTCAACAATAATGATGGGAGAtaacatatctatatataaatatatatatatatatatatatatatatatatatataatgatgcttaatttttaaaatgtccggattgccgggtcgagagctgtggttaatttggatatatgtgagagtaaatggatatttgggtcggattgtgggttgacccgcccataaacttaaaacggttaaaaataaaattaaaaatgctataggtatagtccgaacttgcaacctaacaaaacaagtacaacattttaaccaactaagctaataacactttatattttaaattcaactcaaaatttgataaacgcgggacattttaacaatattagttctactttttaactaactaatctatatatatatatatataatgatgcttaatttttaaaatgtccggattgccgggtcgagagctgtgtttaatttggatatatgtgagaataaatggatacttgggtcggattgtgggttgacccgcctataaacttaaaacggttaaaaataaaattaaaaatgctataggtatggttcgaacttgcaacctaacaaaacaagtacaactttttaaccaactaggctaataacactttatattttaaattcaacccaaattttgataaacgcgtgacattttaacaatataagttcaactttttaactaactaatctatatatattagcatgtgcatttgcacgagtaataatataaaaaaccgtgaaaaaaattacggataacatttttaattttatttttaaccgttttaagtttatgggtgggtctaccacaatccgacccaagtatcaatttacttaACATCATTatagtttagttagttaaaaagttgaacttatattaatattaagacgtcccgcgtttatcaaatttggtgttgaatttaaaatataaagtctttgtagcctagttggttaaagagttgtacttgttttgttaggttgcaagttcgaaacatacctctagcatttttaattttatttttaaccgttttaaatttaaaaacgggtcaacccacaatccgacccaagtatccaaattaaccacagctctcgacccggcaatccggacactttaaaaattaagcatcattatatatatatatatataatgatgcttaatttttaaagtgtccggattgccgggtcgagagctgtgtttaatttggatatatgtgagaataaatggatacttgggctgaattgtgggttgacccgcccataaacttaaaacggttaaaaataaaattaaaaatgctataggtatggttcgaacttgcaacctaacaaaacaagtacaaccttttaaccaactaggctaataacaatttatattttaaattcaacccaaaatttgataaacgcgtgacattttaacaatataagttcaattttttaactaactaatctatatatatataatgatgtttaatttttaaagtgtccggattgccgggtcgagagctgtgcttaatttggatatatgtgagagtaaattgatacttgggtcggattgtgggttgacccggccataaacttaaaacggttaaaaataaaattaaaaatgctataggtatggttcgaacttgcaacctaacaaaacaagtacaattttttaaccaactaagctaataacattTTGTACTTTAAATTGaactcaaaatttgataaacgcgggacattttaacaatattagttctactttttaactaactaatctatatatatatataatgatgcttaatttttaaagtgtccggattgccgggtcgagagctgtggttaatttggatatatgtgagagtaaatggatatttgggtcggattgtgggttaacccgtccataaacttaaaacggttaaaaataaaattaaaaatgttataggtatgattcgaacttacaacctaacaaaataagtataacattttaaccaactaggctaataacactttatattttaaattcaatccaaattttgataaacgcgtgacattttaacaatataagttcaactttttaactaactaatctatatatatatatgcataatgatgcttaatttttaaagtgtccggattgccggtcgagagatgtggttaatttggatatatgtgagtgtaaatggatacttgggtcggattgtgagttgacccgcccataaacttaaaacggttaaaaataaaaataaaattttttagatatggttcgaacttacaacctaacaaaacaagtataacattataaccaattaggctaataacactttatattttaaattcaatccaaaatttaataaacgcgtgaaattttaacaataaaagttcaactttttaactaactaatctatatatataatgatgcttaatttttaaagtgtccggattgctgggtcgagagctgtggttaatttagatatatgtgagagtaaatggatacttgagtcggattgtgagttgacccgcccataaaatttttgccataatattttttttcacggttttttatattattatttgtgcaaatgcacggaatacATGCTAGTTTCATTAATAGTGTAAAATTACTTAATGTAAAACGCAATTTACACGAGAGCTATAAAACAACTTAATATAAAACGCGCTTTACACGTTTTCTACTATAAAACAGCTTAATTTAAAGCGCTTTACACGAGAACATGCCGACTAGAGGGTAATACAACCAAGACAATTGCATAGGGCCCCATTTTTTAGGGGCCCCAAATTTTagattcttaatatataatattattaattaaatatggtatattataaaatatatattttaccgtataatattatatttatttccttataatatGCTAACTTTTTCTCtatctatataatattatatttatttccttataatacGCTAACTTTTTTCctctatatataaaattatatttattttcttataatacgcctattttttcctcttttcccactcaatattatataatatatattacttatttctctttatattatatataatatattaatttttttctctttccatattatatctaatataataatatattaaaataatttatctcttaatGACTCTTTTATATCACTaactataatctatatatatgtaatgatgcttaatttttaaagtgtccggattgccgggtcgagagttgtggttaatttggatacttgggtcggattgtgggtttacccgtttttaaatttaatacggttaaaaataaaattaaaaatgctagaggtatgtttcgaacttgcaacctaacaaaataagtacaactctttaaccaactaggctacaaagactttatattttaaattcaacaccaaatttgataaacgcgggacgtttttatattaatataagttcaattttttaattaactaatatatagtgatgttgagtaaatgaatacttgtgtcggattgtgggttgactcacccataaacttaaaacggttaaaaataaaataaaaaatgtaatccgtaattttttttcacggtttttatattattactcgtgcaaatgcacgggctaaatgctagttatcTTTTATATCactaaacttaattataatgTAGTCGCTTTAATTTCtatctataatatttattttattttatcataaattcaaTCCTAACCTAATTGTGAAAATCATCTTTAATacttgtaaatttatttatttttatttgttcataatcttatatttatcttatagtctcttctcattttaaaatatctttcattttttttccattatAGATACATCATAcacaatatatcacaaatattatcaaaGAAGGTTTCAAAATCACCAAAAACATATCAATATTTATACGAACccacatatttatttatttattttttgtaacaAATGAtctagttaattatatatttaatttgtatatttaatatgtatatttaatatatttttgataaaatataccactataatatttattttaatttttggggCCCCAAAAATTTGATTTTGCATTAGGCCTCCCAACTCTCGGGTCGGCCCTGCACGAGAGCTGCTTTATATAAGCTTAATGTAAAGCACGCTTTACACATTTTCTGTTGTAAACTTACGAGATAGTATAAAAAGTTAcatcattataaattttttggaaaaataattataaaatttgtctttattcaaaaaaaatcattttcttaatttatctatttttttagttatttaaactaatttcgacaatttataaaaagtaaatctCGAAAactatacttaattaaaaataaatacgtccaaaacatctttaaatattaatttatttaaaaacatgacaaattaattaagaaaataaaaaaattacattaaaataagataacaaACATTTTATCAATTTCATAAAAGTCAAGAATAACTAAAATTTGTTAATTCGACCCaacacaatttaaaatttgagcTATATGGTGTGAAAAcaattcaaaatcaacctcGAATAGCAATTTAAccaatattattattctttctatttaagaaacagattttttaatatattaattaattatttagatttaatatatgatattagttatttattaggATTTATTCCAAATATCCCCCACACACAAAGGAACACACACAAAGGAAGATGGTAAAGTAAAAcccaaaatttttataaatatcaataattttataaatataaatctgatcaaaa is part of the Impatiens glandulifera chromosome 1, dImpGla2.1, whole genome shotgun sequence genome and encodes:
- the LOC124928826 gene encoding uncharacterized protein LOC124928826 — encoded protein: MEVFSFSEEIHDEAQILQSFKNFTESPIPTVSPSSSSSAITVHKDEAGKTTTIDSDCGMSRFIEVEIVISYLREARLQILNSVHVDGGSKSIVDALIDLVISNLDGMSGDNKDRLPNLVTVKTHILFLLFATCILVAFMIALFSTRGPERLTEPPPT